A stretch of the Streptococcus himalayensis genome encodes the following:
- a CDS encoding SH3 domain-containing protein, with amino-acid sequence MRKKMYKVKKRWVVASIAIAGILGHSNMAAADTDSINTQPMTDANATEVKAMDASSRIPDEVLSLDEEATFEAVSASTAAISESKPAVSAPAPVTETRPAPSVVGQPIPDELVSTSKPSETKPVDHQPSNPVSQPVVSTPVAKPVSTTPAEKPVEAKPTSPAQTLLPSSGSYTFKKRTGVKNEAKLSSPDLATYEMGQRVNYDRTVTSEGYQWLSYISYSGVRRYVPALKLQEMAKPVASQPVSTAKPTATKPADHQPTTPVAQPVVSTPAAKPVSTSPVVKPADTKPALPSQTLLPSSGSYTFKERTGVKNEAKLSSPDLATYEVGQRVNYDRTVTSEGYQWLSYISYSGTRRYVPALKLQEMVKPVEAKPVSSQTAASKPVSTAKPTATKPADKQPTTPVAQPVVSTPAVKPVASQPAASKPVSTAKPSETKPADKQPTTPVTQPVVSTPAVKPVSATPAEKPVETKPTTPVAQPVVSTPAAKPVSTTPAVKPADTKPVSSSQTLLPSSGSYTFKERTGVKNEAKLSSPDLATYEVGQRVNYDRTVTSEGYQWLSYISYSGTRRYIPALKLQEMATPSEAQPISKPVSNQPAPSQPVPTTKPSETKPAVKPADTKPVSSSQTLLPSSGSYTFKERTGVKNEAKLSSPDLTTYEVGQRVNYDRTVTSEGYQWLSYISYSGARRYVPALKLQEAAKPSESQPVSKPATVAKPAESKPVATTPYYSQRDGRWAGRVYGIGNMDQLGCVPTALAMVFSSVTGKAVLPTEVADYLYHQTNEFNKVNYGTTSRGIIKAAENWNVTANALHSTGMIANALAAGHHVLGAVGTSVFASYPITHELVFQGYSNGKTYVRDPYNARNNGWYSLDYLFTHRSFDPIDNTEGTPFFVIKK; translated from the coding sequence ATGCGTAAAAAAATGTATAAAGTCAAGAAAAGATGGGTAGTTGCTTCGATTGCCATTGCGGGTATTTTAGGGCATTCCAATATGGCAGCGGCTGATACAGATAGTATCAATACCCAACCTATGACAGATGCTAATGCTACAGAGGTGAAAGCAATGGATGCATCATCTAGGATTCCAGATGAGGTATTATCTCTAGACGAGGAGGCTACTTTTGAAGCTGTTTCAGCATCGACAGCTGCAATCTCAGAAAGCAAGCCTGCAGTATCAGCGCCAGCACCTGTTACAGAAACTAGACCAGCGCCATCAGTAGTAGGTCAGCCGATTCCAGATGAACTTGTATCTACCTCGAAGCCCTCAGAAACGAAGCCAGTTGACCACCAGCCGTCAAATCCTGTAAGTCAACCAGTTGTTTCAACTCCAGTGGCTAAGCCAGTGTCTACTACTCCAGCAGAAAAACCAGTAGAAGCTAAGCCGACATCTCCAGCTCAAACCTTGTTGCCATCATCAGGTAGCTACACTTTCAAAAAGCGTACAGGTGTAAAAAACGAAGCTAAATTAAGCAGTCCAGACTTGGCTACCTATGAGATGGGTCAGCGTGTGAATTATGACCGTACTGTGACTTCCGAAGGCTATCAATGGTTGAGCTACATTTCATACAGTGGCGTTCGTCGCTATGTACCAGCCTTGAAATTACAAGAAATGGCTAAGCCGGTGGCAAGTCAGCCGGTATCTACCGCGAAACCAACGGCAACAAAACCAGCTGACCACCAGCCGACTACTCCCGTAGCTCAGCCAGTCGTTTCAACTCCAGCGGCTAAGCCAGTATCTACTAGCCCAGTTGTAAAACCAGCAGATACTAAACCAGCACTTCCAAGTCAAACCTTGTTGCCATCATCAGGTAGCTACACATTCAAAGAACGTACAGGAGTTAAAAACGAAGCTAAATTAAGCAGTCCAGACTTGGCTACCTACGAGGTGGGTCAGCGTGTGAATTATGACCGTACTGTAACTTCTGAAGGTTACCAATGGTTGAGCTATATTTCATACAGCGGAACTCGCCGTTATGTACCAGCCTTGAAATTGCAAGAAATGGTCAAGCCAGTAGAGGCTAAACCAGTGTCAAGTCAGACTGCTGCAAGTAAACCGGTATCCACCGCGAAACCAACGGCAACAAAACCAGCTGACAAACAGCCGACCACTCCTGTAGCTCAGCCAGTCGTTTCAACTCCAGCGGTTAAACCAGTGGCAAGTCAGCCTGCTGCAAGTAAACCGGTGTCCACCGCGAAACCGTCAGAAACGAAGCCAGCTGACAAACAGCCGACCACTCCTGTAACTCAGCCAGTCGTTTCAACTCCAGCAGTGAAGCCAGTGTCTGCTACTCCAGCAGAAAAACCAGTAGAGACTAAGCCGACCACTCCTGTAGCTCAACCAGTTGTTTCAACTCCAGCGGCTAAGCCTGTATCAACTACTCCAGCAGTAAAACCAGCAGATACTAAGCCAGTCTCTTCAAGTCAAACCTTGTTGCCATCATCAGGTAGCTACACTTTCAAAGAACGTACAGGTGTAAAAAACGAAGCGAAATTAAGCAGTCCAGACTTGGCTACCTATGAGGTGGGTCAGCGTGTGAATTATGACCGTACTGTGACTTCTGAAGGCTACCAATGGTTGAGCTACATTTCATACAGCGGAACTCGCCGTTATATACCAGCCTTGAAATTGCAAGAAATGGCTACGCCGTCAGAAGCACAGCCAATCTCTAAACCAGTGTCAAATCAGCCAGCTCCAAGTCAGCCGGTACCTACCACGAAACCGTCAGAAACGAAGCCAGCTGTAAAACCAGCAGATACTAAGCCAGTCTCTTCAAGTCAAACCTTGTTGCCATCATCAGGTAGCTACACTTTCAAAGAACGTACAGGAGTTAAAAACGAAGCGAAATTAAGCAGTCCAGACTTGACTACCTATGAGGTGGGTCAGCGTGTAAATTATGACCGTACTGTGACTTCTGAAGGTTACCAATGGTTGAGCTACATTTCATACAGCGGAGCTCGCCGTTATGTGCCAGCCTTGAAATTGCAGGAAGCGGCTAAGCCGTCAGAATCCCAGCCAGTTTCTAAGCCTGCGACTGTGGCAAAACCTGCGGAAAGTAAGCCAGTAGCTACTACTCCGTATTATTCTCAACGTGATGGTCGTTGGGCAGGTCGGGTTTATGGCATTGGAAATATGGATCAATTAGGTTGTGTTCCAACTGCTCTTGCCATGGTCTTTTCTAGTGTAACTGGGAAAGCAGTCTTGCCGACTGAAGTGGCAGACTATCTGTATCATCAAACAAATGAATTTAATAAGGTCAATTATGGAACGACTAGTCGCGGAATTATTAAGGCAGCAGAGAATTGGAATGTAACCGCAAACGCTCTTCATTCAACTGGTATGATTGCGAATGCTTTAGCTGCTGGTCACCATGTACTGGGAGCGGTTGGAACTAGTGTTTTTGCTAGTTATCCAATAACCCATGAACTCGTTTTCCAAGGTTATTCTAATGGTAAAACTTATGTCAGAGATCCTTATAATGCAAGAAATAATGGCTGGTATTCTTTAGATTATCTCTTTACCCATAGAAGTTTCGATCCGATTGACAATACAGAAGGAACGCCGTTCTTTGTGATTAAGAAGTAG
- a CDS encoding glucose-6-phosphate isomerase, translated as MTHITFDYSKVLDKFVAPHEVDYMQTQVTAADELLRKGTGAGSDFLGWLDLPENYDKEEFDRILQAAEQIKSDSDVLVVIGIGGSYLGAKAAIDFLNHHFANLQTKEERKAPQILYAGNSISSTYLADLVEYVSDKEFSVNVISKSGTTTEPAIAFRVFKELLIKKYGQEEANKRIYATTDREKGAVKVEADANGWETFVVPDDIGGRFSVLTAVGLLPIAASGADIKALMDGANAARKDYTSDKIAENEAYQYAALRNILYRKGYATEILVNYEPSLQYFSEWWKQLAGESEGKDQKGIYPTSANFSTDLHSLGQFIQEGARIMFETVVRVDQPRKNVIIPEFEEDLDGLGYIQGKDVDFVNKKATDGVLLAHTDGDVPNMFVTLPKQDEFTLGYAIYFFELAIALSGYLNAINPFDQPGVEAYKKNMFALLGKPGFEELSKELNARL; from the coding sequence ATGACACATATTACATTTGATTATTCAAAGGTCTTAGATAAATTTGTAGCACCACATGAAGTGGACTACATGCAAACACAGGTTACCGCAGCAGATGAGCTCTTGCGAAAAGGGACTGGTGCAGGAAGTGATTTCTTGGGTTGGTTAGACCTTCCTGAGAATTATGACAAGGAAGAATTCGATCGCATTTTGCAAGCGGCAGAGCAAATCAAATCAGATAGTGATGTCTTGGTGGTGATTGGAATTGGAGGCTCTTACCTTGGAGCTAAGGCAGCGATTGATTTCTTAAATCATCACTTTGCAAATTTGCAAACAAAAGAAGAGCGTAAGGCACCGCAAATCCTATATGCTGGGAACTCTATTTCATCTACCTATTTGGCTGATTTGGTGGAGTATGTCTCTGACAAGGAATTCTCTGTTAATGTCATTTCTAAATCAGGAACAACGACAGAACCAGCGATTGCCTTTCGTGTGTTCAAAGAATTATTGATTAAGAAATATGGCCAAGAAGAAGCAAATAAACGGATTTACGCGACAACAGACCGTGAAAAAGGAGCTGTGAAGGTTGAAGCAGATGCAAATGGCTGGGAAACCTTTGTTGTTCCAGATGATATCGGCGGACGTTTCTCTGTCTTGACAGCCGTGGGCTTACTTCCTATCGCAGCTTCAGGGGCTGATATCAAAGCCTTGATGGATGGTGCAAATGCTGCTCGTAAGGACTACACATCTGATAAAATTGCTGAAAACGAAGCTTACCAATACGCAGCTCTTCGTAATATCCTGTACAGAAAAGGATATGCGACAGAAATTTTGGTGAACTACGAACCATCTCTTCAATACTTTAGTGAATGGTGGAAACAATTGGCTGGAGAATCAGAAGGAAAAGACCAAAAAGGGATCTATCCAACTTCTGCAAACTTTTCAACGGACTTGCATTCGCTTGGACAATTCATCCAAGAAGGAGCTCGTATTATGTTTGAAACGGTTGTCCGTGTTGATCAACCGCGTAAAAACGTGATCATTCCTGAATTTGAAGAAGATTTGGATGGACTTGGCTATATCCAAGGAAAAGATGTGGATTTTGTGAATAAAAAAGCAACAGATGGTGTGCTTCTTGCCCATACAGACGGGGATGTTCCAAATATGTTTGTGACTCTTCCAAAACAAGACGAATTCACACTTGGCTATGCGATTTATTTCTTTGAGTTAGCTATCGCTCTTTCTGGCTATTTGAATGCCATCAATCCATTTGACCAACCAGGAGTAGAGGCTTACAAGAAAAATATGTTTGCCCTTCTTGGCAAACCAGGCTTTGAGGAATTGAGTAAAGAATTGAACGCTCGTTTATAA
- a CDS encoding DMT family transporter, which produces MNQYQKRIFTGIFYALFSGVIWGICGILGEYFFNHYQVSSGWITSTRLVIAGVCVLLLSARQNGMAIFDIWKDKGNYLPFLAYAILGVFSVQFFFYLCIESSNAATATILQFISPVFILVYNHLMKRQRASKLAVCYIALAMLGVTLMATKGDFSSLAITPFALATGLLSAVAVGFNVILPQRFAKRYGFINTVGWGMLLAGLLSNTLYPVTRLTFSLDWVSVIIILTIALFGTALSFLVSMKAASLVSPLIVSVIGASEPLSSALLSVLFLGLQMDWLLVTAMFLVVVPMVFLSIEESKSGQKIH; this is translated from the coding sequence ATGAATCAGTATCAGAAACGTATTTTCACAGGAATTTTCTATGCTTTATTTTCTGGAGTCATCTGGGGAATTTGTGGTATTTTAGGGGAGTATTTTTTTAATCACTATCAGGTTTCTTCCGGCTGGATTACCTCGACTCGTTTAGTCATTGCGGGAGTTTGTGTGCTCCTGCTATCTGCTCGTCAAAATGGAATGGCTATTTTTGACATTTGGAAGGATAAGGGGAACTACTTGCCTTTTTTGGCCTATGCAATTTTAGGGGTCTTTTCAGTTCAATTCTTCTTTTATCTCTGCATTGAATCTTCAAACGCTGCAACAGCAACGATTTTGCAGTTTATCAGCCCTGTTTTTATCCTTGTTTATAATCACTTGATGAAACGGCAAAGAGCCTCTAAATTGGCTGTTTGCTATATTGCCTTAGCCATGTTAGGGGTGACTTTGATGGCGACAAAGGGCGATTTTTCTAGTCTTGCAATCACTCCTTTTGCCCTAGCGACAGGGCTACTCAGCGCAGTAGCGGTCGGTTTTAATGTTATCTTGCCTCAACGGTTCGCAAAGCGCTATGGCTTTATCAATACAGTTGGTTGGGGGATGCTTCTAGCAGGTCTTTTGAGCAATACCTTGTACCCAGTTACGCGCCTAACCTTTTCTTTAGACTGGGTGAGTGTTATTATTATCTTAACGATTGCTTTATTTGGAACAGCCCTCTCTTTTTTAGTTTCGATGAAGGCGGCGTCTCTCGTTTCTCCGTTGATTGTCTCTGTGATTGGTGCGAGCGAGCCCTTGTCTTCTGCTTTGCTAAGTGTTCTATTTTTAGGCTTACAGATGGACTGGCTGTTAGTCACGGCGATGTTCTTGGTTGTAGTACCGATGGTTTTTCTTTCGATTGAAGAATCAAAAAGTGGTCAAAAAATCCATTAG
- the rnpA gene encoding ribonuclease P protein component gives MRKSYRVKREKDFNAIFKEGQNFANRKFVVYRLENHQAHFRTGLSVSKKLGNAVVRNRIKRRIRHVLIEHRSYMKALDFVVIARKGVEELTYQELETNLLHVLKLAKIYQEGHDCEKET, from the coding sequence TTGAGGAAAAGTTATCGCGTCAAGAGAGAAAAAGATTTCAATGCGATTTTCAAGGAAGGACAAAACTTCGCAAATCGGAAGTTTGTTGTTTATAGATTAGAAAATCACCAGGCTCATTTTCGGACAGGACTGTCGGTGAGTAAAAAATTAGGCAATGCAGTGGTGCGAAATCGCATCAAACGCAGGATTCGGCATGTTTTAATTGAGCATCGCAGCTATATGAAAGCGCTTGATTTTGTGGTGATTGCACGTAAGGGGGTAGAAGAGTTGACCTATCAAGAATTGGAAACGAATTTACTCCATGTATTAAAACTAGCAAAAATTTATCAGGAAGGTCATGATTGTGAAAAAGAAACGTAG
- a CDS encoding membrane protein insertase YidC — translation MIVKKKRSLLGLVLLSLLFLTACGTSDVTASTPDAWGKFVYFFAEMIRILSFNGSTGIGIILFTLVIRTVLLPVFQLQINASRKMQEIQPQMKALQEKYPGRDMESRTRLEEERQRLFKEEGVKPSAAMWPILIQMPVLLALFNALTRVDFLQQGHFLWLNLAEKDPYFILPILAAGFTFLSTWLSNKGLVEKNGLTTGMMVVMPVIIFIFTLQVASGVALYWSTSNAYQVFQTLILSNPFKMIAERQAKEEAERELVAKKKRAMKKAQKKKK, via the coding sequence ATGATTGTGAAAAAGAAACGTAGCCTGTTGGGACTTGTACTGCTATCTCTCTTGTTTCTAACAGCTTGTGGAACGAGCGATGTTACAGCAAGTACACCAGACGCTTGGGGGAAATTTGTCTATTTCTTTGCAGAAATGATTCGCATTCTATCTTTTAATGGTAGTACTGGAATTGGGATTATTCTGTTTACCTTGGTCATTCGCACGGTTCTCTTGCCAGTTTTCCAACTACAAATCAATGCTTCTCGGAAAATGCAGGAGATTCAGCCGCAAATGAAGGCGCTCCAAGAAAAATATCCTGGACGAGATATGGAAAGTCGGACACGGTTGGAAGAGGAACGTCAGCGTTTGTTTAAGGAAGAAGGGGTGAAACCTTCGGCTGCCATGTGGCCGATCTTAATCCAAATGCCCGTTCTTTTGGCCTTGTTCAATGCTCTGACAAGAGTGGATTTCCTGCAACAAGGACATTTTCTGTGGCTGAATTTAGCTGAAAAAGATCCCTACTTTATCCTGCCAATTCTAGCAGCTGGGTTTACCTTTTTAAGTACTTGGCTCAGCAATAAGGGCTTGGTGGAAAAGAATGGTCTAACCACAGGAATGATGGTTGTAATGCCTGTTATCATCTTTATCTTTACCTTGCAGGTGGCTAGTGGTGTGGCTCTTTACTGGAGTACATCGAATGCCTATCAAGTTTTTCAGACTTTGATTTTAAGTAATCCCTTCAAGATGATTGCAGAAAGACAGGCAAAAGAAGAAGCGGAACGGGAGTTAGTTGCTAAGAAAAAACGTGCCATGAAAAAAGCACAGAAAAAGAAAAAGTAA
- the jag gene encoding RNA-binding cell elongation regulator Jag/EloR codes for MVVFTGASVEEAIQNGLRELDIPRMKAHIKVISREKKGFLGLFGKKDAQVDVEPISEITVVKANQKAVKGVPEEINAQNEPVKSVSEATVDLGRVVEAIKKIEEEGEEISDDVKTEILKHEKEPTTILEETGTMDLFIEKVESRETVNLEDTNVISFERAIEKRKEQSMAEELGIEVEEVPETDIEEVVEKVTAYVQTIVDEMDVEATISSENNRRSINMQIDTNEPGRIIGYHGKVLKALQLLAQNYLYNQYTKSFYISINVNDYVEHRAEVLQSYAQKLADRVLEERRSQQTDPMSNNERKIIHRIVSRIDGVTSYSEGDEPNRYVVVDIDRD; via the coding sequence ATGGTAGTATTTACAGGAGCGAGTGTCGAAGAGGCCATCCAGAATGGTCTGCGTGAATTGGATATCCCACGGATGAAGGCGCATATTAAGGTCATCTCTCGTGAGAAAAAGGGCTTTTTAGGCTTATTTGGTAAAAAAGATGCCCAAGTCGATGTAGAGCCAATCAGTGAAATCACTGTTGTTAAGGCAAATCAAAAGGCTGTTAAGGGAGTTCCAGAGGAAATCAATGCACAAAATGAGCCTGTTAAAAGTGTGAGTGAAGCGACAGTCGATTTGGGACGTGTGGTTGAAGCCATCAAAAAAATCGAAGAAGAGGGTGAAGAAATTTCAGATGACGTTAAAACTGAAATTTTAAAACATGAAAAAGAACCGACTACAATTTTAGAGGAAACAGGAACGATGGATCTGTTTATCGAAAAAGTAGAAAGTCGTGAAACGGTTAATCTTGAAGATACCAATGTGATTTCTTTTGAACGTGCGATTGAAAAACGCAAAGAGCAGTCTATGGCTGAAGAATTGGGGATTGAAGTAGAAGAAGTTCCTGAAACAGATATTGAAGAGGTCGTTGAAAAAGTGACGGCTTATGTACAGACGATTGTCGATGAGATGGATGTCGAAGCGACCATTAGCAGTGAGAACAATCGCCGTAGTATCAATATGCAGATTGATACCAATGAACCTGGGCGGATTATTGGCTATCATGGCAAGGTCTTGAAAGCTCTCCAATTGCTAGCGCAGAACTACCTCTACAATCAATATACGAAGAGTTTCTACATTTCCATTAATGTCAATGATTATGTGGAACATCGGGCAGAGGTCTTGCAAAGCTATGCACAAAAATTAGCCGATCGCGTCTTGGAAGAGCGTCGTAGCCAACAGACGGATCCCATGTCGAATAATGAACGTAAAATTATTCACCGCATTGTTTCTCGGATTGATGGCGTAACGAGTTATTCTGAAGGTGATGAACCTAATCGCTATGTGGTGGTCGATATTGACAGAGATTAG
- a CDS encoding ribonuclease P gives MFQALEAFLQHQGEKYISPQKAGELATYMENLKAKGQAARKEFQALSKTFQAMEPQLTMLQTSQWMNQAQILRPHFWTYFQAEGTESEPMFALRLYGTPEDFGVSVEVSFLERKRDDESLRKQNRVLERPLVSPVYYVVQGVDAVENWSGTEENRHRLRELILQGVVRKVLLRENISLKGRADQRTVLQDLAKAYDHLEPFYQLTRQKS, from the coding sequence ATGTTTCAAGCGTTAGAAGCCTTTTTACAGCATCAAGGAGAGAAGTATATCTCGCCTCAAAAAGCAGGAGAACTGGCAACTTATATGGAGAATTTGAAAGCAAAGGGACAGGCAGCTAGAAAAGAATTTCAAGCCCTGTCCAAAACTTTTCAGGCAATGGAACCTCAGTTGACTATGTTACAGACCAGTCAATGGATGAATCAGGCACAGATATTGCGTCCGCATTTTTGGACTTACTTTCAAGCAGAGGGAACGGAGAGCGAGCCCATGTTTGCCCTACGTTTGTATGGCACACCTGAAGATTTTGGGGTTTCAGTAGAGGTGAGCTTTCTGGAGAGAAAAAGAGACGATGAAAGCTTGAGGAAGCAAAATCGTGTGCTCGAACGTCCGCTTGTTTCACCTGTTTATTATGTGGTCCAAGGAGTGGATGCGGTAGAGAACTGGTCTGGAACAGAAGAGAATCGTCATCGCTTGAGAGAGTTGATCCTGCAAGGAGTAGTCAGAAAAGTGTTGCTAAGGGAGAATATATCTCTTAAAGGAAGGGCAGACCAAAGAACGGTTTTACAGGATTTGGCAAAAGCCTATGACCATCTAGAACCTTTTTATCAGTTGACTCGCCAGAAATCTTGA
- the gltX gene encoding glutamate--tRNA ligase, protein MTKPIRVRYAPSPTGLLHIGNARTALFNYLYARHHGGTFLIRIEDTDRKRHVEDGERSQLENLRWLGIDWDESPETHEQYRQSERLEIYQQYVDELLEKGLAYKSYVTEEELAAERERQEAAGETPRYINEYLGMSDEEKAAYVAEREAAGIVPTVRLAVDEAGIYKWTDMVKGEIEFEGGNIGGDWVIQKKDGYPTYNFAVVIDDHLMAISHVIRGDDHIANTPKQLMVYEALGWEAPAFGHMTLIINSETGKKLSKRDTNTLQFIEDYRKKGYLPEAVFNFIALLGWNPGGEDEIFSREELIQLFDENRLSKSPAAFDQKKLDWMSNDYIKNADFATIFELAKPFLAEAGRLTDKAEKLVELYKPQMKAADEIVPLTDLFFEDFPALTEAEKEVMAGETVPTVLTAFKEKLEAMTEEDFKSENIFPQIKAVQKETGIKGKNLFMPIRIAVSGEMHGPELPDTIYLLGREKSIQHLDNMLAAIGK, encoded by the coding sequence ATGACAAAACCTATTCGTGTGCGTTACGCACCAAGTCCAACAGGGCTATTACATATCGGAAATGCGCGGACGGCGCTCTTTAACTATTTGTATGCTCGTCACCATGGCGGAACCTTTTTGATTCGGATTGAAGACACGGATCGTAAGCGCCATGTCGAAGACGGGGAGCGTTCGCAGCTGGAAAATCTACGGTGGTTGGGAATTGATTGGGATGAAAGTCCAGAAACCCACGAACAATACCGTCAGTCAGAGCGTCTTGAGATTTACCAACAATATGTCGATGAGTTGTTGGAAAAAGGCTTGGCCTATAAGTCTTATGTTACTGAAGAAGAATTAGCGGCTGAGCGTGAGCGTCAAGAAGCAGCTGGTGAAACGCCGCGTTATATCAATGAGTATCTTGGTATGTCAGATGAAGAAAAAGCGGCTTACGTTGCAGAACGTGAGGCGGCAGGGATTGTGCCGACCGTTCGTCTAGCTGTAGATGAAGCTGGTATCTACAAATGGACAGATATGGTCAAGGGTGAGATTGAATTTGAGGGTGGTAACATCGGTGGCGACTGGGTTATCCAGAAAAAAGATGGTTATCCAACCTATAACTTTGCTGTTGTGATTGACGATCACTTGATGGCGATTTCCCACGTTATCCGTGGGGATGACCATATTGCCAATACCCCTAAACAGCTCATGGTCTATGAGGCCCTTGGCTGGGAAGCACCAGCATTTGGTCACATGACTTTAATTATCAATTCTGAAACGGGTAAAAAGTTGTCTAAGCGTGATACCAATACGCTTCAGTTTATCGAAGATTACCGCAAGAAAGGCTACCTACCAGAAGCTGTCTTTAACTTTATTGCCCTTCTTGGTTGGAATCCTGGTGGAGAGGATGAAATCTTCTCTCGTGAGGAATTGATTCAGCTCTTTGATGAAAACCGTCTCAGCAAGTCTCCAGCAGCCTTTGACCAAAAGAAACTGGACTGGATGAGCAATGACTACATCAAGAATGCCGATTTTGCAACGATTTTTGAACTGGCTAAACCATTCTTGGCAGAGGCAGGTCGTTTGACAGATAAGGCTGAAAAATTGGTGGAATTATACAAACCACAAATGAAGGCAGCTGATGAAATTGTGCCATTGACCGATCTTTTCTTTGAAGATTTTCCAGCTTTGACAGAGGCTGAAAAAGAAGTCATGGCAGGAGAAACCGTACCGACAGTTCTGACAGCTTTCAAGGAAAAATTAGAAGCCATGACCGAGGAAGACTTCAAATCTGAAAACATCTTCCCACAAATCAAAGCGGTTCAAAAGGAAACAGGTATCAAGGGGAAAAACCTCTTTATGCCAATCCGTATCGCTGTTTCAGGCGAGATGCACGGACCAGAACTGCCAGATACCATTTATCTACTCGGTCGTGAAAAATCAATCCAGCATTTGGACAATATGCTGGCAGCTATTGGAAAATAA
- the groES gene encoding co-chaperone GroES yields MLKPLNDHVVVKVAEKEEQTVGGFVLAGNSREATKVAEVLAVGQGIRTLTGELVPSSVKAGDKVVLEDHAGIEVKDGEEKVLLVREAEILAIVE; encoded by the coding sequence ATGCTAAAACCATTGAACGATCATGTGGTCGTAAAAGTAGCAGAAAAAGAAGAACAAACTGTTGGAGGCTTCGTCCTTGCGGGAAATAGCCGTGAGGCGACTAAGGTTGCTGAAGTCCTTGCAGTAGGACAAGGGATCCGTACCTTAACGGGCGAATTAGTCCCATCAAGTGTCAAAGCTGGGGACAAGGTTGTCCTTGAAGACCACGCAGGAATTGAAGTCAAAGATGGCGAAGAGAAGGTCTTGCTCGTTCGCGAGGCAGAAATTTTAGCAATTGTAGAGTAA